One Streptomyces sp. B21-105 genomic region harbors:
- a CDS encoding DUF4236 domain-containing protein — protein sequence MPLTFRKSFRILPGVRLNINRHSWSITTGGGRHGPRQTHSSTGRRTTSMDLPGPFGWRRTRHARRR from the coding sequence ATGCCCCTCACTTTCCGCAAGAGTTTCCGCATCCTCCCCGGTGTGCGGCTGAACATCAACCGGCATTCCTGGTCGATCACGACCGGCGGCGGCCGGCACGGGCCGCGTCAGACACACAGCAGCACTGGACGTCGTACGACATCGATGGATTTGCCCGGACCTTTCGGCTGGCGTCGTACCCGTCACGCCAGGCGGCGTTGA
- a CDS encoding cupin domain-containing protein, with protein sequence MSLLKTIDTHPSFAPRESGPLPERLISGDPTFKTWAQDVARGEMINTGVWEATPGETRSIKGESFEFCHILSGVVEITPEGGEPVVYKAGDSFVMKPGFFGVWKTIETVRKIYLIVS encoded by the coding sequence ATGTCGCTCCTGAAAACCATCGACACCCACCCCTCCTTCGCGCCCCGCGAGTCCGGCCCGCTTCCGGAACGTCTGATTTCCGGCGACCCGACCTTCAAGACGTGGGCCCAGGACGTCGCCCGCGGGGAAATGATCAATACGGGCGTCTGGGAAGCCACGCCGGGCGAGACGCGATCGATCAAGGGCGAGAGCTTCGAGTTCTGCCACATCCTCTCCGGCGTCGTCGAGATCACGCCGGAAGGCGGTGAGCCGGTGGTCTACAAGGCGGGTGACAGTTTTGTCATGAAGCCGGGCTTCTTCGGTGTCTGGAAGACCATCGAAACCGTGCGCAAGATCTACCTGATCGTGTCGTGA
- a CDS encoding helix-turn-helix domain-containing protein — translation MADDYLVRIGKLIRDARQHRGWTQAQLAEALGTSQSAVNRIERGNQNISLEMIARIGEALDSEIVSLGYAGPMHLRVVGGRRLSGAIDVKTSKNACVALLCASLLNQGRTVLRRVARIEEVYRLLEVLGSIGVRTRWINGGVDLEIVPPAELDMAAIDAEAAVRTRSIIMFLGPLLHRMTHFKLPYAGGCDLGTRTIEPHMIALRRFGLDVAATEGQYHAVVDRAVRPDRPIVLTERGDTVTENALLAAARYDGVTVIRNASSNYMVQDLCFFLEALGVRVEGIGSTTLTVHGVPDIDVDVDYSPSEDPVEAMSLLAAAVVTESELTVRRVPIEFLEIELAVLEEMGLDHDRTPEYPADNGRTRLVDLTVRPSKLEAPIDKIHPMPFPGLNIDNVPFFAAIAAVAQGKTLIHDWVYDNRAIYLTDLNRLGGRLQLLDPHRVLVEGPTRWRAAEMMCPPALRPAVVVLLAMMAAEGTSVLRNVYVINRGYEDLAERLNSIGAQIEIFRDI, via the coding sequence ATGGCAGACGACTACCTCGTACGCATCGGCAAGCTCATCCGTGACGCCCGGCAGCACCGGGGCTGGACACAGGCACAGCTGGCCGAGGCGCTCGGAACCAGCCAGAGTGCCGTCAACCGCATCGAGCGGGGCAACCAGAACATCAGCCTTGAGATGATCGCTCGCATCGGTGAAGCCCTGGACAGCGAGATCGTCTCTCTGGGCTACGCGGGGCCGATGCATCTGCGGGTCGTGGGCGGCCGCCGGCTGTCCGGCGCGATCGACGTGAAGACCAGCAAGAACGCGTGCGTGGCCCTGCTGTGCGCGTCGCTGCTCAACCAGGGGCGCACGGTGCTGCGTCGGGTCGCCCGCATCGAGGAGGTCTACCGGCTGCTCGAGGTCCTCGGATCCATCGGTGTACGGACGCGCTGGATCAACGGCGGCGTCGACCTGGAGATCGTGCCGCCGGCCGAGCTGGACATGGCGGCGATCGACGCCGAGGCCGCCGTGCGCACGCGCTCCATCATCATGTTCCTCGGTCCGCTGCTGCACCGGATGACCCACTTCAAGCTGCCCTACGCGGGCGGCTGCGACCTCGGGACCCGGACCATCGAGCCGCACATGATCGCCCTGCGCCGGTTCGGGCTGGACGTCGCGGCGACGGAGGGGCAGTACCACGCCGTCGTCGACCGCGCCGTCCGCCCGGACCGGCCGATCGTGCTGACCGAGCGCGGCGACACGGTTACCGAAAACGCGTTGCTGGCGGCCGCCCGGTACGACGGGGTAACTGTCATCCGTAACGCTTCCTCCAACTACATGGTCCAGGATCTGTGTTTCTTCCTGGAGGCGCTCGGCGTCCGGGTCGAGGGCATCGGCAGCACGACGCTCACCGTGCACGGCGTGCCGGACATCGACGTGGACGTGGACTACTCCCCTTCCGAGGACCCGGTCGAGGCGATGAGTCTGCTGGCCGCCGCCGTCGTCACGGAGTCGGAGCTGACGGTGCGGCGGGTGCCCATCGAGTTCCTGGAGATCGAGCTGGCGGTCCTGGAGGAGATGGGCCTGGACCACGACCGCACGCCGGAGTACCCGGCCGACAACGGCCGCACCCGGCTGGTGGACCTCACGGTACGGCCCTCCAAGCTGGAGGCGCCGATCGACAAGATCCACCCGATGCCGTTCCCCGGCCTGAACATCGACAACGTCCCGTTCTTCGCGGCCATCGCGGCCGTCGCCCAGGGCAAGACCCTCATCCACGACTGGGTGTACGACAACCGGGCCATCTACCTCACGGACCTCAACCGGCTCGGCGGGCGTCTGCAACTCCTCGACCCGCACCGGGTGTTGGTGGAGGGCCCGACACGCTGGCGCGCCGCCGAGATGATGTGCCCGCCGGCCCTGCGCCCCGCCGTGGTCGTCCTGCTGGCGATGATGGCGGCGGAAGGCACGTCCGTGCTGCGCAACGTGTACGTCATCAACCGCGGTTACGAGGATCTGGCCGAGCGGCTGAACTCGATCGGCGCGCAGATCGAGATCTTCCGGGACATCTGA
- a CDS encoding helix-hairpin-helix domain-containing protein has translation MAKELEFIPVSRLKDVTEGRLRLAAIEAADLRSVRAVYEANRYELRQIPGVGAQTAEQALAAARQIARAVEETVSYASTSTGPSPGSNALVRALYRLVEAGPELRRAVDTADSPTGCERSCSRCPRRLPAPSAASRLAGRQHRVRPGRRGVRPRQHFGDRARRELRRAVV, from the coding sequence GTGGCGAAGGAGCTGGAGTTCATCCCGGTCTCCCGGCTGAAGGACGTCACCGAGGGGCGGCTGCGGCTGGCCGCGATCGAGGCGGCCGATCTCCGCTCGGTGCGCGCCGTGTACGAGGCGAACCGCTACGAGCTGCGGCAGATCCCCGGCGTCGGCGCCCAGACCGCCGAGCAGGCGCTCGCCGCGGCCCGGCAGATCGCGCGGGCGGTGGAGGAGACCGTCTCCTACGCATCGACGTCGACCGGCCCGAGCCCCGGATCGAACGCTCTGGTCCGCGCGCTGTACCGGCTGGTCGAGGCCGGCCCCGAGCTGCGGCGCGCCGTGGACACCGCCGACTCTCCAACGGGCTGTGAACGCTCTTGCTCGCGATGCCCCAGGCGCCTTCCCGCACCGAGCGCCGCGTCGCGACTGGCAGGACGACAGCATCGAGTTCGGCCGGGTCGCCGTGGAGTTCGCCCCCGACAGCACTTCGGAGACCGGGCCCGGCGGGAGCTACGACGTGCCGTCGTTTGA
- the aspA gene encoding aspartate ammonia-lyase — protein MTAVVTRSEHDLLGERDIPADAYWGIHCLRATENFPITGTPISAHPHLIDALAAVKEATALANEELGLLAPEKAAAIVAACREIRDGRLHDQFVVDVIQGGAGTSTNMNANEVVANRALELLGYAKGEYGHLHPNEDVNLGQSTNDVYPTAVKVATVFAVHGLLKAMATLQDSFGRKAVEFRDVLKMGRTQLQDAVPMTLGQEFSTYAVMLGEDRSRLAEAAELVHEINLGATAIGTGLNAPAGYAESARRHLAEITGLPLVTAANLVEATQDCGAFVQMSGVLKRIAVKLSKSCNDLRLLSSGPRAGLGEINLPPVQAGSSIMPGKVNPVIPEVVNQVAFEVIGNDVTITMAAEAGQLQLNAFEPIILHSLSESITHLRTACLTLAERCVDGITANAEVLRANVENSIGLVTALNPHIGYTAATDIAKEALVTGRGVAELVQEKGLLSAETLAYLLHPETVAGSRQALIQ, from the coding sequence ATGACCGCCGTCGTCACCCGCAGCGAACACGATCTGCTCGGAGAACGGGACATCCCCGCCGATGCGTACTGGGGCATCCACTGTCTGCGTGCCACGGAGAACTTCCCCATCACCGGGACGCCGATCTCCGCCCACCCGCACCTCATCGACGCCCTCGCCGCCGTCAAGGAAGCCACGGCTCTGGCCAACGAGGAGCTCGGTCTGCTGGCGCCGGAGAAGGCGGCCGCCATCGTCGCCGCCTGCCGTGAGATCCGCGACGGCAGGCTGCACGACCAGTTCGTCGTGGACGTGATCCAGGGCGGCGCCGGTACCTCGACCAACATGAACGCCAACGAGGTCGTCGCGAACCGGGCTTTGGAGCTGCTCGGGTACGCCAAGGGGGAGTACGGGCACCTGCACCCCAACGAGGACGTCAACCTCGGGCAGTCGACGAACGACGTGTACCCGACCGCCGTCAAGGTCGCGACCGTCTTCGCCGTGCACGGGCTGCTCAAGGCGATGGCCACGCTCCAGGACTCCTTCGGGCGCAAGGCCGTCGAGTTCCGTGATGTGCTGAAGATGGGCCGGACGCAGCTGCAGGACGCGGTGCCGATGACGCTCGGTCAGGAGTTCTCGACGTACGCGGTGATGCTCGGCGAGGACCGCAGCCGCCTCGCCGAGGCCGCCGAGCTGGTCCACGAGATCAACCTGGGCGCCACGGCGATCGGTACCGGGCTCAACGCCCCTGCCGGATACGCCGAGTCGGCCCGCCGCCACCTCGCCGAGATCACCGGCCTGCCTCTCGTCACCGCCGCCAACCTGGTCGAGGCCACGCAGGACTGCGGCGCGTTCGTCCAGATGTCCGGCGTGCTGAAGCGGATCGCCGTGAAGCTCTCCAAGAGCTGCAACGACCTGAGGCTGCTCTCTTCCGGGCCGCGCGCCGGTCTCGGCGAGATCAACCTGCCGCCGGTGCAGGCCGGTTCGTCCATCATGCCCGGCAAGGTCAACCCCGTGATCCCCGAGGTCGTCAACCAGGTCGCCTTCGAGGTCATCGGCAACGACGTCACCATCACCATGGCCGCCGAGGCCGGACAGCTCCAGCTCAACGCCTTCGAGCCGATCATCCTGCACTCCCTGTCGGAGTCCATCACCCACCTGCGGACCGCCTGCCTGACCCTCGCCGAGCGGTGCGTGGACGGCATCACCGCCAACGCCGAGGTTCTGCGCGCGAACGTGGAGAACTCCATCGGCCTGGTGACCGCCCTCAACCCGCACATCGGATACACGGCCGCCACGGACATTGCCAAGGAGGCCCTGGTCACCGGTCGGGGGGTCGCCGAACTCGTCCAGGAGAAGGGCCTGTTGTCCGCCGAGACGCTCGCGTACCTGCTGCACCCCGAGACCGTGGCGGGCAGCCGCCAGGCCCTAATTCAGTAG